The Brasilonema sennae CENA114 genome includes a region encoding these proteins:
- a CDS encoding single-stranded DNA-binding protein has protein sequence MSINIVTLIGRVGTDPDMKYFESGSVKCKLTLAVNRRTRDSEHTDWFNLELWGKTAQVAGDYVRKGKQIAVKGSLKFDSWSDRATGANRSTPVIIVDQLQLLGSKRDVEDADVDMSPDNF, from the coding sequence ATGAGCATAAATATCGTTACCCTCATTGGTCGTGTAGGAACTGACCCGGATATGAAGTATTTCGAGTCAGGTAGTGTCAAGTGTAAATTGACACTAGCAGTCAATCGGCGTACAAGAGACAGCGAACATACTGATTGGTTTAATCTGGAATTATGGGGAAAAACAGCGCAGGTAGCAGGTGATTACGTGCGTAAAGGCAAACAAATTGCTGTTAAGGGTTCCTTAAAATTTGATAGTTGGAGCGATCGCGCCACAGGAGCAAATCGCTCCACACCCGTTATCATCGTGGATCAGCTGCAACTGCTAGGTTCTAAACGGGATGTCGAAGATGCGGATGTAGATATGAGTCCTGATAATTTCTAA
- a CDS encoding SIMPL domain-containing protein has protein sequence MNTNAIFGSQLNAGNRWKFLFLALLVYISSTQPVLAQQKETMLRTLSVNGRGMETIPTTLSQVSLGVEVQGKTAQQVQQEAARRSSAVVALVKSRNVQKLQTTGISLNPVYSYDNKVQRITGYAASNVVSFRIPTERAGTLLDEAVKAGATQINGISFVASDEAITLAQQQALKKATQDAQQQAQAVLSTLGFQPKEVVNIQINGASTPPPPRPVLRAEYSKAAALDASTPIVGSEQQVEATVTLQISY, from the coding sequence GTGAATACAAATGCTATATTTGGTTCTCAGTTAAATGCTGGGAACCGGTGGAAATTTCTATTTTTAGCGTTGCTTGTATATATAAGTAGTACCCAACCTGTTTTGGCGCAGCAGAAAGAGACGATGTTGCGTACTTTGAGTGTTAATGGTCGTGGAATGGAGACCATTCCTACAACTTTGTCTCAAGTCAGTTTGGGAGTAGAGGTTCAGGGAAAAACAGCACAGCAGGTACAACAAGAAGCTGCTCGCAGGTCATCTGCAGTGGTTGCTTTAGTAAAAAGCCGTAATGTGCAAAAATTACAGACCACGGGGATTAGTCTCAACCCAGTATACAGTTACGACAATAAAGTGCAGCGGATTACAGGCTATGCTGCTTCTAATGTTGTCAGTTTTCGGATTCCCACTGAACGCGCGGGTACTCTGTTAGATGAAGCGGTCAAAGCTGGTGCGACTCAAATTAACGGCATAAGTTTTGTTGCTAGCGATGAGGCGATAACCCTTGCTCAACAACAAGCATTAAAAAAAGCCACTCAAGATGCTCAACAGCAAGCTCAAGCAGTTTTGAGTACTTTGGGTTTCCAACCTAAAGAAGTTGTCAACATTCAAATAAATGGAGCCAGCACACCTCCACCACCAAGACCTGTATTACGTGCCGAGTATAGTAAGGCAGCAGCATTAGATGCTTCCACCCCTATAGTCGGTAGTGAGCAGCAGGTGGAAGCTACGGTGACATTACAAATTAGTTATTAG